The following proteins are encoded in a genomic region of Odontesthes bonariensis isolate fOdoBon6 chromosome 19, fOdoBon6.hap1, whole genome shotgun sequence:
- the LOC142368759 gene encoding uncharacterized protein LOC142368759 produces the protein MQRSWGQAEESKPGEHRGRAWAEPVVGDRRQACTTSTTKQLDAYLANWATAMETLNFFCHFTSVETNHLKQPTTVHEERAFISADVHDNLTLQCVYDSITARYYWYKQKPGQKLQLISLSYQFEKDGTFFDEFKDNPRFTLKNEAGKTLLTILDVQVSDTATYFCAIGNSFMYEFGEWTTVIVKDSGLNIHALVHQSESVTIQSRGSVTLNCTVHTGTCDGQHNVYWLKESGEPHPGKIHIHEGSSYRCERNPDTQTQTCVYNLLMKNLNVSHAGTYYCAVASCGHILFGNRTKFIFESELDSLVFVYFLIGALTFTTILSFLLAFSLYKMHKRKCSQT, from the exons ATGCAGAGGAGCTGGGGCCAGGCGGAGGAGTCCAAGCCAGGAGAACATAGAGGCAGAGCATGGGCAGAGCCCGTGGTCGGGGACAGAAGGCAG GCATGCACTACATCAACTACAAAACAGCTGGATGCCTACCTGGCCAACTGGGCCACCGCCATGGAAACTCTGAA cTTTTTTTGCCATTTCACTTCAGTTGAGACAAATCACTTGAAACAACCAACAACTGTGCATGAGGAGAGAGCCTTTATATCAGCTGATGTTCATGACAACTTGACTCTGCAATGTGTTTATGACAGTATTACTGCAAGATATTACTGGTACAAACAAAAACCGGGACAGAAGCTACAGCTCATTTCTCTAAGCTACCAATTTGAGAAAGATGGCACTTTTTTTGATGAGTTCAAGGACAACCCACGTTTCACACTGAAAAATGAAGCTGGGAAGACACTCTTAACCATTTTAGATGTACAAGTTTCAGACACAGCGACTTACTTCTGTGCAATAGGTAATTCATTTATGTATGAATTTGGGGAGTGGACAACAGTCATTGTGAAGGATTCAGGTTTGAACATCCATGCCTTGGTCCATCAGTCAGAATCTGTGACCATCCAATCAAGAGGCTCTGTGACTCTGAACTGTACAGTACACACTGGGACCTGTGACGGACAACACAATGTTTACTGGTTGAAAGAGTCTGGGGAACCACATCCAGGAAAAATTCACATTCATGAAGGCAGCAGTTATCGTTGTGAGAGAAATCCTGACACGCAAACACAGACCTGTGTTTACAACCTGCTGATGAAGAACTTAAATGTGTCTCATGCTGGGACCTACTACTGTGCTGTTGCTTCCTGTGGACACATACTGTTTGGAAACAGGACCAAGTTCATTTTTGAGA GTGAATTGGACTCTCTGGTTTTCGTTTATTTCTTAATTGGAGCTTTGACATTTACTACCATCCTGAGTTTTTTGCTGGCTTTCTCACTGTACAAGATGCACAAGAGAAAATGCAGCCAAACTTGA